In Serinicoccus marinus DSM 15273, the genomic stretch CGCAGGTTCTCCGCCGCGTAGGGAGCGGCGAAGTCCCACACGAGATCCGCCTCCGGCCCCCGGGACAGGAACTCGTCCAGGTAGCGCTCGGCGTTGCGCCGGAACACCTCGGTCCACGTGCGCTTGACCGCACCTGGCCTGAGCGCCGGCTGCCAGGCGGTCCGCTCGCGGTAGTGCTCCGGGTCGTCCCGGCGCAGCATCGAGTGCCCCATGGCGCGGATCTGCAGCGAGCCCTCCTCGTCGGCCGAGTAGACCTCCTGGTCCAGCTCGGTCTCGTGCACGGCCGCATAGCTCGTGACGAGGTAGCGACCGACCTGCGGGACCCAGTGGACGCCTCCCTCGGACCGGAGTCGCTCGTAGAGGGGGAAGGGGTCGCGGTAGAGGTCGGGGATCGTCACCCAGTCCGCAACCGGAGCATCGATGGTCATGGCACGTCCTTGTGATCCGGGGATGAGGCCGAGTATGAAGGTCTGGAAGGGCGAGCAAAAGCGGGGATATCCTCGGTGGTTCATCGGTAATATCGGGGTATGGAGGCGCCCGACTACACGCTCAGACAGCTGTCCTACTTCTTGACCGCGATCGACGAAGGGACGATCTCGGCCGCGTCCGCCCGGCTGCACGTCACACCCAGCGCGGTCTCCGACGCCATCACCGGTCTGGAGCGGGCGCTGGGGGAGCAGCTGTGCGTCCGTCGCAGGGCGCACGGCATACGCCCGACGAGTGCAGGAGCGGGGGTGGCGGCGCGGGCCCACCGCCTGCTGAGCGACGCCGGGGACCTGGCGCTCTCGTTGCGCAGCACCGAGGGCGAGCTCGTCGGCCCCATCACCCTGGGCTGCCACCCGATCCTCGCCCCGACGATCCTGCCGCGCCTGCTGGACGAGTTCGGCTCCGCCCACCCGCGCGTGCAGCTCGACGTCGTGGAGGCGACCCACGACCAGCTCGAGGGACGGCTCGAGTCGGGTGAGGTGGACGTGGCCTTCGTCTACGACACGCTGGTGCCCGGGACCCCGCGCCGTGAGCAGCTCTTCGGCATACCGGCCCACATCCTGGTGGCAGCCGACGATCCCCTGGCCTCCGCGGACGCGATCGAGCTGGAGGAGGTGGTGGGACGCGACCTCATCCTGCTGGACGCGGCGCCCTCCAGCCAGCACACCCTGTCGCTGTTCGCGCGACGGGGGCTGACCCCGCGCATCCGGCTGCGGACCGCGAGCTACGAGGTGGTGCGGACCCTCGTCGGCAGGGGTCTGGGCTACGGCGTCCTGGTCCAACGACCCGCCAACCCGGCCAGCTACGAGGGCTACCCTGTCGTGATGAAGGAGATCCGGCCCGCGGTCCCCCCGGTGGGGATCGAGGTGATCTGGTCGTCGACGGCCACGCCGACCCTGCGGACCAGGGAGCTCATCTCCTTCGCGAGGTCGATCCGCTGGCCCGGCACCGTGGGATGAGCGTGCTGGTCTGGGGCATCAAGGCCTCCCTCCTCGCCTACGTGAACGGTATGCCGGACGGCAGGGTGGAGCTCGCGGAGGTGGAGGAGCAGGGCGGGAGGTTCCACTTCGCGCAGGACCGGGAGGCCGACCGCGCCGATCCCGCGGTCCGGCACTTCGCCGGGGCGGTGACCCTCGTCGGTCACCACGGCCTGATGCGCGTCGTGCTGGCTGACCCGTGGCTGCGGCCTACCGCGCCCGGTGCCGCCCTCAGCGTCGCCGATCCCGACGTCGTCGGCGCACGCCTCGCCTTCGCCCGCATCGAGAGGTGGGCCGGGGGAGCGGCGTCGGGGACGACGCTCACGTCGGAGGGCGCCGACCTCTTCTTCGGGCCGTACGCGGAGGGCACCGAGCTGGACGACCCCCGGGTGGTGGACTGAGTCGTGCGGCGCGCCGCCGCGGTACGGCGGACGGGAACGTGCGTCCCTGGACGCCCGCCGTGCGCGAATCGGCTACTGGGCCCGAGGTGTGCCTCGCCAGGCTGGCACGACAGCCGACCCAGAGGAGCGCGACCATGCCACAGACCGTGACCGACCTGCTCGACCGCGTGAGCGTCGAGGACGGGCGTCCCATCCACGACCCTGCCACCGGTGAGCTGGTCGGCCACACGGCCGAGCACACGGTCGAGGACCTGGACGCGGCCGTCGCGGCGGTGCGTGCGGCTCAGCCGGCGTGGGCCGGTCTCGGCTACGCGGGGCGGCGGGAGTACCTCATGCGCGCGGCCGACCTCGTGGAGGAGAACGCCGAGGCCCTGGCGAGGCTGCTCTCCCGCGAGCAGGGCAAGCCGCTGAACGGACCCAACGCGCGTTTCGAGGTCGGCGCCTGCGTCGCGTGGATGCGCGCCACCGCATCCCTCGAGCTCACCCCGGAGGTGGTCGTCGACGAGCCGGACAACCACTCCGAGCTGCACTACCGCCCGGCCGGCGTCGTCGGGGCCATCGGACCCTGGAACTGGCCGATGATGATCACCATCTGGCAGGTGGCACCGGCGCTCACCGTCGGAGACACGGTCGTGGTGAAGCCCAGCGAGTACACGCCGTTGTCCGTGCAGGCCCTGGTCTGCGTGCTGAACGACGCACTGCCGGCGGATGTCTGCCGGGTGGTGCCCGGAGGCCGGGACATCGGCGCGCGGATGGCCGAGCACCCGGGGATCGACAAGCTCATGTTCACCGGCTCGACCGCCACCGGGAAGGCGATCGCCCG encodes the following:
- a CDS encoding LysR family transcriptional regulator, giving the protein MEAPDYTLRQLSYFLTAIDEGTISAASARLHVTPSAVSDAITGLERALGEQLCVRRRAHGIRPTSAGAGVAARAHRLLSDAGDLALSLRSTEGELVGPITLGCHPILAPTILPRLLDEFGSAHPRVQLDVVEATHDQLEGRLESGEVDVAFVYDTLVPGTPRREQLFGIPAHILVAADDPLASADAIELEEVVGRDLILLDAAPSSQHTLSLFARRGLTPRIRLRTASYEVVRTLVGRGLGYGVLVQRPANPASYEGYPVVMKEIRPAVPPVGIEVIWSSTATPTLRTRELISFARSIRWPGTVG
- a CDS encoding HtaA domain-containing protein; its protein translation is MSVLVWGIKASLLAYVNGMPDGRVELAEVEEQGGRFHFAQDREADRADPAVRHFAGAVTLVGHHGLMRVVLADPWLRPTAPGAALSVADPDVVGARLAFARIERWAGGAASGTTLTSEGADLFFGPYAEGTELDDPRVVD